A window of Deltaproteobacteria bacterium contains these coding sequences:
- a CDS encoding M48 family metallopeptidase, which yields MTRTVLFIAAVLLAFSGCARVPYTERTQIMIVSERQEERIGETLFSQIKAEADLSENARYNSLIGEVGGRIASAAEKPDYEWEFVVIENPAVNAFALPGGKVALNTGILPVCRDEAGVAAVMGHEVAHVIARHGAERMSQEQALQIGGAALSAALLGTSPVAREGLLQAYGLGAKVGVLLPYSRKHELEADRIGLILMAKAGYNPESAVEFWERMTAREGAAPPEFLSTHPTDRKRVDELRSFLPEAMEHYREAIRKDPSLERPPRPLN from the coding sequence ATGACCAGGACCGTTCTCTTCATAGCCGCAGTCCTCCTCGCCTTTTCAGGGTGCGCAAGGGTGCCTTACACGGAGCGCACTCAGATAATGATCGTCTCGGAAAGACAGGAGGAGAGGATAGGCGAGACGCTCTTCAGCCAGATAAAGGCCGAAGCCGACTTGAGCGAAAACGCCCGGTACAACTCCCTTATCGGGGAGGTCGGCGGAAGGATAGCCTCGGCGGCCGAAAAACCCGATTACGAATGGGAGTTCGTCGTCATAGAAAACCCGGCTGTGAACGCGTTCGCCCTGCCCGGCGGCAAGGTGGCCCTTAATACCGGGATTCTACCGGTCTGCCGGGACGAGGCCGGGGTTGCGGCCGTCATGGGGCACGAGGTGGCCCATGTCATAGCGCGGCACGGCGCCGAGAGGATGTCCCAGGAGCAGGCGCTCCAGATAGGCGGAGCCGCGCTTTCTGCCGCGCTTTTAGGCACAAGCCCGGTCGCCCGCGAGGGGCTCCTCCAGGCATACGGGCTCGGCGCGAAAGTGGGGGTGCTCCTCCCGTACAGCAGAAAGCACGAGCTCGAGGCCGACAGGATCGGGCTAATCCTTATGGCAAAGGCCGGATACAATCCGGAGTCAGCCGTAGAGTTCTGGGAAAGGATGACCGCAAGGGAAGGCGCTGCTCCCCCGGAATTCCTTTCGACGCACCCTACCGACCGGAAAAGAGTCGATGAGCTTAGGTCTTTTCTCCCTGAGGCGATGGAGCACTACAGGGAGGCCATCCGAAAGGACCCCTCCCTTGAGAGGCCGCCGAGGCCTCTAAATTAA
- a CDS encoding helix-hairpin-helix domain-containing protein, producing MARKICHINSSNADDIRKSVGIGDNEARRLVDYRSEHGNFRTLDDLMNVPGFSPDTVEKLKRECDLD from the coding sequence ATGGCACGCAAAATATGTCACATAAACAGCTCAAACGCGGACGATATAAGAAAGTCCGTAGGAATCGGCGATAACGAGGCCCGCAGGCTCGTTGATTACAGGTCTGAGCACGGAAATTTCAGGACCCTTGACGACCTCATGAACGTCCCCGGGTTCTCACCGGACACCGTGGAAAAGCTCAAAAGAGAGTGCGACCTCGACTAA
- a CDS encoding response regulator, which yields MAKTIMVVDDSASIRQVMNLTLKKAGYDVIEANDGSDALGKLGAQRINLIVCDVNMPNMDGITFLKSLKEKPTHKFTPVIMLTTESQESKKQEGKAAGARAWIVKPFKPEQMLEAVSKLILP from the coding sequence ATGGCCAAGACAATAATGGTGGTCGACGATTCGGCTTCAATAAGGCAGGTCATGAACCTGACGCTAAAGAAGGCCGGATACGACGTGATCGAGGCGAATGACGGCTCGGACGCGCTCGGGAAGCTCGGCGCCCAGAGGATAAACCTCATCGTCTGCGACGTGAACATGCCCAACATGGACGGCATCACGTTCCTCAAGAGCCTGAAGGAGAAGCCGACCCACAAGTTCACGCCGGTCATCATGCTCACGACGGAGTCGCAGGAATCGAAAAAGCAGGAAGGCAAGGCAGCCGGGGCCAGGGCATGGATAGTAAAGCCCTTCAAGCCCGAACAGATGCTCGAGGCCGTCTCGAAGCTCATACTGCCTTGA
- a CDS encoding STAS domain-containing protein codes for MPVRIEKDGENGSISVEGEMNIYHAQELKDGLMRAMDGEDSVSLDLSRVSEMDSSGLQLVLLAWREADRKGAPFRLIGASTPVDDVLSLFDLKKLFCEDRETV; via the coding sequence ATGCCGGTGCGCATCGAAAAAGACGGGGAGAACGGGTCCATAAGCGTGGAAGGAGAGATGAACATCTATCATGCCCAGGAGCTTAAGGACGGCCTTATGAGGGCAATGGACGGAGAGGACAGTGTCAGCCTCGACCTCTCGCGCGTCTCCGAGATGGACTCTTCCGGGCTCCAGCTTGTGCTCCTTGCATGGAGGGAGGCCGACAGGAAAGGAGCGCCGTTCAGGCTTATCGGCGCAAGCACCCCGGTCGATGACGTCCTTAGCCTCTTCGATCTTAAAAAGCTCTTCTGCGAAGACAGGGAGACGGTGTGA